One genomic region from Torulaspora delbrueckii CBS 1146 chromosome 4, complete genome encodes:
- the RGD1 gene encoding GTPase-activating protein RGD1 (similar to Saccharomyces cerevisiae RGD1 (YBR260C); ancestral locus Anc_1.342), with product MSGSSSLQKSVDSPPTATPATPLSPPINNNGTAPIEIKSPDQMLSNPEIQKVMNSDVAINALLSRLKQSLLTCEEFTKFIRKKYVYEEEHVEELAKQFKHFFVDASGSSLKRRIHDVLEFDGKLAQVKRSYVTALEKMYDEMSALLFTMTKMRKSVKENSRRLEKEVADAIHSAEKAQARYNSLCQDWDKLRMTDPTKTKLTLRGSKTTKEQEEELLRKIDNSDLDYKQKVDYSDSLRNTFITRERPKIVLELKDLILEIDTAMSIQLQKYTIWTENLILNSGVTVTPFDSTKSMKSIASSVTNEKDLYDFLNRYNNTGKNGLMVNKNLIPVGYKRHPSMAKGFGDSSSKRSPPIFAVNPTKNSIPKRIISTHNETPFTSSPSTPSMAGSTNTSFKSPNLPPKNSVNSAQREPKTSSEFSQLHVTNEASISSNNDTDPRSKTLDPGNSNARLPSLSTTVSMATAESDRPLSHIQTNNSMPPGTQKNFKTFGVPIENLVEFEQDMVPAIVRQCIYVIDKYGLDLEGIYRKSANVLDVSKLKEEIDRDPSNVAMILPPKNYTDSDIYLVGSLLKAFFAALPSSLLPEELGPEIKTCLSIPDQKTRKNYMHGLIYKLPDAQYWTLRALLFHLKRVADHESQNRMNLKSLNIIWGPTIISPNEDEPHDVNFQIGAMEVLLDVADQAFEAD from the coding sequence ATGAGTGGATCTTCCAGTTTGCAGAAATCCGTGGACTCACCACCTACAGCTACACCGGCTACGCCATTGTCACCTCCTATTAATAACAATGGAACTGCGCCGATCGAAATCAAATCACCAGATCAGATGTTATCGAATCCCGAGATTCAGAAAGTGATGAACTCGGATGTTGCCATTAACGCACTGCTGTCCCGATTGAAGCAGTCTCTGTTGACCTGTGAGGAGTTTACCAAGTTTATTCGTAAAAAATACGTGTATGAGGAAGAACATGTCGAAGAGTTGGCTAAGCAGTTCAAACATTTCTTTGTGGACGCTTCTGGAAGCTCTCTAAAACGAAGAATTCACGATGTTCTGGAGTTTGATGGCAAATTGGCTCAAGTCAAGCGAAGTTACGTAACAGCCTTGGAGAAGATGTACGATGAAATGAGTGCACTACTGTTCACAATGACCAAGATGAGGAAATCAGTGAAGGAGAATAGCAGAAGATTGGAAAAAGAAGTCGCAGATGCCATTCATAGCGCAGAGAAGGCTCAAGCCCGATATAACTCATTGTGCCAGGATTGGGATAAATTGAGAATGACAGATCCTACAAAGACCAAGTTGACTTTGAGAGGATCCAAGACCACAAAGgaacaggaagaagaattactgagaaagattgataaTTCAGATTTGGATTATAAACAAAAGGTGGATTATTCTgattctttgagaaatacCTTTATCACGAGAGAGAGGCCAAAGATAGTTCTTGAGCTGAAGGATTTGATTTTAGAGATTGACACGGCTATGTCTATCCAATTACAAAAATATACCATTTGGACAGAGAATTTGATTCTGAACAGTGGGGTTACAGTCACCCCATTTGACTCAACAAAGTCAATGAAATCTATTGCATCTTCTGTGACCAACGAGAAAGATTTGTATGATTTCCTAAATCGATACAATAATACGGGAAAGAATGGGCTGATGGTTaacaaaaatttgattcCCGTTGGTTATAAGAGGCATCCTTCCATGGCTAAGGGTTTCGGAGACTCAAGCAGTAAGAGAAGCCCCCCAATTTTTGCTGTAAATCCAACAAAGAACTCGATTCCCAAGAGAATCATTTCCACACACAATGAGACCCCATTTACTTCCAGTCCGTCAACACCGTCAATGGCAGGCTCAACGAAtacttctttcaaaagtcCCAACCTGCCACCTAAAAATTCCGTTAACTCAGCTCAACGAGAGCCCAAGACGAGTTCCGAGTTTTCGCAACTACATGTCACCAACGAGGCTTCTATATCAAGCAATAACGATACAGATCCCAGATCTAAAACATTGGATCCTGGAAACTCTAACGCAAGGCTACCTAGTTTGTCAACTACTGTTTCGATGGCAACTGCTGAATCCGACAGACCTCTTTCGCACATACAGACCAATAACTCGATGCCTCCTGGAACCCAGAAGAATTTTAAGACTTTCGGAGTACCTATAGAAAATCTTGTCGAATTCGAACAAGATATGGTGCCCGCCATAGTTCGCCAATGTATCTACGTCATTGACAAATACGGTCTTGATTTAGAGGGAATTTACAGAAAATCGGCTAACGTCCTTGATGTCAGTAAGCTgaaggaagaaattgacagGGATCCGTCAAACGTTGCTATGATATTACCACCTAAGAACTATACCGATTCGGATATATATTTGGTTGGTTCTCTACTGAAAGCCTTCTTCGCCGCATTGCCAAGCTCGTTGTTGCCCGAGGAGCTGGGGCCTGAAATTAAAACTTGCTTGTCCATACCAGatcaaaagacaagaaaaAACTATATGCATGGTCTGATATACAAATTACCTGATGCCCAGTACTGGACATTAAGAGCGTTGTTGTTTCATTTGAAGCGTGTCGCAGATCATGAGTCACAAAATAGAATGAACTTAAAGTCGCTCAATATCATATGGGGCCCAACGATCATATCGCCCAATGAGGACGAGCCTCACGATGTTAACTTCCAAATTGGTGCTATGGAAGTTCTGTTAGATGTTGCTGACCAGGCATTTGAAGCTGActaa
- the TAE1 gene encoding N-terminal protein methyltransferase (similar to Saccharomyces cerevisiae YBR261C; ancestral locus Anc_1.341), translated as MTTPDSQIDYEDAIDYWTGIPATVDGVLGGYGEGTVVPAMDVLGSNHFLRKLKSRMIPEANCKKIGADIGAGIGRVTKNMLSKHCDVVDLLEPVKPFVEQMNIELHELKEEGKIGKIYDMGMQDWQPEEGKYWLIWCQWCVGHLPDDELVKFLQRCKKALQPNGTIVVKENNTPTGNDDFDPEDSSVTRSDTKFKEIFERCGLKLIATDRQKGLPRELYPVRMYALKPTTL; from the coding sequence ATGACCACACCGGACTCGCAGATCGATTACGAGGATGCTATAGATTACTGGACCGGGATTCCAGCCACTGTGGATGGTGTGCTTGGTGGCTACGGCGAGGGAACCGTAGTACCAGCGATGGATGTGCTTGGATCAAATCATTTCCTAAGGAAACTAAAATCTAGAATGATCCCAGAAGccaattgcaagaagaTTGGTGCAGATATAGGTGCAGGAATTGGAAGAGTCACCAAAAATATGTTATCCAAACATTGCGACGTAGTAGACCTACTAGAGCCTGTCAAACCGTTTGTCGAACAAATGAACATCGAGTTGCATgagttgaaggaagagGGCAAGATCGGCAAAATCTACGATATGGGTATGCAGGACTGGCAACCTGAAGAAGGCAAATACTGGCTCATTTGGTGCCAATGGTGCGTTGGACACTTGCCCGACGATGAATTAGTGAAATTCTTACAACGATGCAAGAAAGCTTTACAACCAAATGGTACAATCGTCGTCAAGGAAAATAACACACCCACTGGTAATGACGATTTTGACCCTGAGGACTCCTCCGTGACAAGATCGGACACCAAGTTTAAGGAGATCTTCGAAAGATGCGGACTCAAACTAATAGCGACTGACAGACAAAAAGGTCTTCCAAGAGAGTTATATCCCGTTAGAATGTACGCTTTGAAACCTACGACTTTATAG
- the RTT101 gene encoding cullin RTT101 (similar to Saccharomyces cerevisiae RTT101 (YJL047C); ancestral locus Anc_1.343) produces the protein MQQSESTLAIAESFTGTMPTADTINKRAQQFIYDRVNDIFNDVFSFYDSRTMEKKDPAATEEYFCTIDRHVNGIGKLCKSGITVCKVRYKGNTCILIKDEAKRLGMIWDALRIRVQAQVSIFVDHFLDPCRDSECFLSDLVNHWGTMHANYQLFIKEISPLLEYIVINYPSVAKEVTRELKISDYFEMYLISLLRSKLSDHFMRFLEAFLSYLRQKPVLARADLEMQTPLTLMYKYRIPLDNGLTLKDFYFESIGRYSQGNIDVVIDLFFCENLTKYLIRNALITGTISAMLIKETNEIILRNTLMEENTAQKFFESMKDYVNLNSIIGVSQEISSQLAIILAVFESRSMMDELERIYAQVIKSTLMKAITEGLEESMKEACKLALLVKGSSLLDIALKEIIKVLGGPINVMERYLRLCENCIRRNNHEIITGRSQESGKGIVLSLLVPNTLQISPQFLDIYSRSLFRRFILHGPTVIETLQNTCFLECQLLEHFTDLYKLSPEFDRLQTLKIEIFNSSQMAQKFASEQSQPALAMTPLILEKNKVPLVFQENATATNLPLTEEMEQSWDKLTDFYRMTDKRAQFKKLFLIDYLQHFEVETQIILSNSKPLVLDLSFHQTRVLCLFNDSDSLTLDAISSRSRINRGVLTEVLKSFLNIGLLVSDSESYLLNEEFSPDESKIRNGLLRVRMGVTDSKSSHLKRIESPLHMEGQVSYWKQELIRACIVRSLKGEERGLKPNDLFAKVRSQIYGTSVGEFKDALKKNVDDKMITKWRNCYKY, from the coding sequence atgCAACAAAGTGAATCAACATTGGCAATAGCTGAATCATTCACAGGCACGATGCCTACTGCTGATACTATCAATAAGAGGGCTCAGCAGTTTATATATGATCGAGTTAATGATATTTTTAACGATGTCTTTAGCTTTTATGATTCTAGGACAATGGAGAAAAAGGATCCAGCAGCAACTGAAGAATATTTCTGCACAATTGACAGGCATGTTAATGGCATTGGCAAGCTATGTAAGTCAGGAATCACCGTCTGTAAGGTCCGTTATAAAGGCAACACCTGTATTTTAATCAAGGACGAAGCTAAGAGATTAGGCATGATATGGGATGCACTACGAATTAGGGTTCAAGCACAAGTATCCATCTTTGTGGATCATTTTCTGGATCCTTGTCGAGACTCTGAATGCTTCCTCAGTGACTTAGTCAATCACTGGGGTACTATGCATGCTAATTATCAACTATTCATTAAAGAAATTTCGCCTCTACTAGAGTACATTGTGATAAATTATCCATCCGTTGCCAAAGAAGTTACAAGAGAGTTGAAAATTAGTGACTACTTTGAAATGTACCTCATCAGCTTACTGCGGTCGAAGTTATCAGACCATTTCATGCGttttcttgaagctttCCTTTCATATCTACGCCAAAAGCCTGTTCTGGCGAGGGCGGACCTTGAGATGCAGACCCCTCTTACACTGATGTACAAATATAGAATTCCGCTTGATAATGGACTgactttgaaggatttttactttgaaagtaTTGGTAGATATTCGCAAGGCAACATTGATGTCGTGATTGATTTGTTTTTTTGTGAAAACTTAACAAAATACCTAATTCGCAATGCCTTAATCACAGGTACCATATCCGCTATGTTAATAAAAGAGACTAATGAAATTATACTCCGAAACACTTTGATGGAGGAGAACACAGCTCAGAAATTTTTCGAAAGTATGAAGGACTACGTCAACTTAAATTCAATCATTGGAgtttctcaagaaatttctAGTCAGTTAGCAATCATACTGGCAGTATTTGAATCGCGATCCATGATGGATGAACTCGAGAGAATATATGCCCAAGTCATAAAGTCAACGCTCATGAAAGCCATTACCGAAGGACTTGAGGAATCAATGAAAGAGGCTTGCAAACTAGCTTTGCTAGTAAAAGGATCGTCATTACTAGACATCGCTCTGAAAGAAATTATAAAAGTACTTGGAGGCCCTATCAATGTGATGGAGCGGTATTTAAGGCTCTGTGAAAATTGCATTCGCAGAAATAACCATGAAATCATCACAGGAAGGTCACAAGAGTCGGGAAAAGGAATTGTTTTGTCACTTCTTGTCCCAaatactttgcaaatttctcCACAGTTCCTTGACATATATTCAAGGTCTCTTTTCCGAAGGTTTATACTACATGGTCCTACTGTCATTGAGACATTGCAAAATACATGTTTTCTAGAATGCCAATTGCTAGAGCATTTTACCGACCTTTACAAACTGAGTCCagaatttgatagattaCAGACCTTAAAGattgagatcttcaattcttcccaAATGGCTCAAAAATTTGCATCGGAACAATCACAACCAGCCCTAGCAATGACACCTTTGATTCTGGAAAAGAATAAGGTACCGCTTGTCTTTCAAGAGAATGCTACTGCCACTAATCTTCCCTTGactgaagaaatggaacaGTCCTGGGACAAACTTACAGATTTCTATCGCATGACTGATAAGAGAGCacaattcaagaaacttttctTGATAGACTATCTGCAGCATTTCGAGGTTGAAACACAAATCATTTTGAGCAATAGTAAGCCTCTTGTTCTGGATCTCAGCTTTCATCAGACACGCGTGCTTTGTTTGTTCAATGATTCTGACTCCTTGACTTTGGACGCAATATCCAGCAGATCAAGAATAAACAGAGGTGTGCTGACTGAAGTTCTAAAATCGTTTTTGAATATAGGATTGCTCGTATCAGATAGTGAGAGCTACTTGCTTAACGAGGAGTTTTCGCCTGATGAAAGTAAAATTCGAAATGGGCTGCTTCGAGTGCGGATGGGAGTCACAGATAGTAAGTCTTCTCACCTTAAAAGGATCGAAAGTCCGCTCCATATGGAAGGCCAAGTTTCATACTGGAAACAGGAATTGATAAGAGCATGTATTGTTAGGTCCTTAAAAGGTGAGGAACGAGGCTTGAAACCCAATGATCTCTTTGCCAAAGTTAGATCGCAAATCTACGGTACTAGCGTTGGTGAATTCAAAGAcgcattgaagaaaaatgtGGACGACAAGATGATCACaaaatggagaaattgTTACAAGTATTGA
- the SHM1 gene encoding glycine hydroxymethyltransferase SHM1 (similar to Saccharomyces cerevisiae SHM1 (YBR263W); ancestral locus Anc_1.339) produces the protein MLTRFAARNNRSVVSAVRLFSSKSNVAAAMGTKGQTLLSQHVQEVDPEMHKILEGERSRQKHSITLIPSENFTSKSVMDLLGSEMQNKYSEGYPSERYYGGNQFIDQAESLCQKRALEVYGLNPEEWGVNVQALSGAPANLYTYSAVMEVGDRLMGLDLPHGGHLSHGYQLSSGTKISYVSKYFQTMPYRVNPATGLIDYDTLSMTSKLFRPKVIVAGTSAYSRVLDYKKFREIADGCGAYLMSDMAHISGLVAAGVTPSPFEYSDIVTTTTHKSLRGPRGAMIFFRKGVRKVTKKGKTIMYDLEKKINFSVFPGHQGGPHNHTISALAVALKQASTPEFKEYQQQVVDNARAFGEQLSKRGFKLVSGGTDNHLILIDLSTMGIDGARLETILEKLNIAANKNTIPGDKSALFPSGLRVGTPAMTTRGFKTQEFSKVAEFIDSATKMAIALKSQESPDTSDVRSKLANFKQLCEESKQVKNLANEVSQWAGQYPVPGDL, from the coding sequence ATGCTTACCCGATTCGCTGCTCGTAACAATCGCTCGGTTGTGTCTGCTGTTCGTCTGTTCTCCAGCAAGTCAAATGTTGCTGCTGCAATGGGCACTAAAGGCCAGACCCTTCTATCTCAACACGTCCAGGAGGTAGATCCTGAGATGCACAAGATTCTTGAGGGTGAACGCTCCAGGCAGAAGCACTCCATTACTTTGATTCCCTCTGAGAACTTTACTTCCAAATCAGTGATGGACCTACTGGGTTCCGAGATGCAAAACAAGTACTCTGAAGGTTACCCAAGTGAGCGTTACTATGGTGGTAATCAGTTTATTGACCAGGCTGAGTCTTTGTGTCAAAAGAGAGCTTTGGAAGTTTACGGTTTGAATCCCGAAGAATGGGGTGTTAATGTGCAGGCCTTGAGTGGTGCACCAGCAAACTTGTACACATACTCTGCTGTCATGGAGGTTGGTGACCGTTTGATGGGACTGGACTTGCCACACGGTGGTCATTTGTCTCACGGCTACCAATTGAGTTCCGGTACTAAGATCTCGTACGTTTCCAAATACTTCCAAACCATGCCTTACCGCGTCAACCCTGCAACTGGTTTGATCGATTACGACACTCTGAGTATGACTTCGAAATTGTTCAGACCAAAGGTTATTGTTGCCGGTACTTCCGCTTATTCGAGAGTCCTTGATTACAAGAAGTTCCGTGAAATAGCAGATGGTTGTGGAGCCTATCTGATGAGTGACATGGCACACATTTCTGGTTTAGTTGCTGCTGGTGTCACTCCTTCTCCATTTGAGTATTCCGATATTGTCACCACAACAACTCACAAGTCGTTGAGAGGTCCAAGAGGTGCcatgatcttcttcagaaagGGTGTTAGAAAAGTCACCAAAAAGGGTAAAACTATCATGTACGATctagagaagaagattaaTTTCTCGGTTTTCCCAGGTCATCAAGGTGGTCCTCACAACCATACCATCTCTGCATTGGCTGTAGCTTTGAAGCAGGCCTCTACACCCGAATTTAAGGAATATCAACAGCAAGTTGTCGACAACGCTCGCGCTTTTGGTGAACAACTATCCAAGCGCGGTTTCAAGTTGGTTTCTGGCGGTACCGACAACCATCTGATCCTGATTGATTTGTCCACCATGGGTATCGATGGTGCTCGTTTGGAGACCATCTTGGAGAAGTTAAACATTGCAGCAAATAAGAACACCATTCCTGGTGACAAATCAGCACTATTCCCATCTGGGTTAAGAGTTGGTACCCCCGCCATGACCACTAGAGGTTTCAAGACCCAAGAATTCTCTAAAGTCGCAGAATTTATCGATTCGGCCACCAAGATGGCCATTGCTTTGAAATCTCAAGAGTCTCCAGACACTAGCGACGTCAGATCCaaattggccaatttcAAGCAATTGTGTGAGGAATCTAAACAAGTCAAAAACTTGGCTAATGAGGTTTCTCAATGGGCTGGCCAATACCCAGTTCCTGGTGACTTATGA
- the SHG1 gene encoding Shg1p (similar to Saccharomyces cerevisiae SHG1 (YBR258C); ancestral locus Anc_1.345) produces the protein MASNSDEARRLADEFKKEGHFDKLKHDILSQELKQGESSTSVEQTIRAKVNALVRAMVAEDENLIFKNRGSTSALIESQIFKDGYKALSQGDGGLNVEEYIQEKLNEPALQDHVREKIEEMVQGTKNG, from the coding sequence ATGGCTTCAAACTCGGATGAGGCAAGAAGACTGGCAGATGAGTTTAAGAAGGAGGGCCATTTTGATAAACTGAAACATGATATCTTGTCTCAGGAATTGAAGCAAGGTGAAAGCAGTACCTCTGTTGAGCAAACTATTAGAGCCAAAGTGAACGCATTGGTCAGAGCTATGGTAGCAGAGGATGAGAATttgattttcaagaacagaGGCTCTACAAGTGCCCTTATTGAGtctcaaatcttcaaagatggcTACAAAGCACTATCGCAAGGTGATGGAGGACTAAATGTGGAAGAATATATTCAAGAGAAGTTAAATGAACCTGCATTGCAAGATCATGTAAGAGAAAAAATCGAGGAAATGGTGCAAGGCACCAAAAATGGTTGA
- the YPT10 gene encoding Rab family GTPase YPT10 (similar to Saccharomyces cerevisiae YPT10 (YBR264C); ancestral locus Anc_1.338) encodes MSSSIADVYVSDLKLVLLGESSVGKSSIVMRYVTGSFQKTNATIGAAFTTRTFEVPQCDGSIKRINLEIWDTAGQERYRSLAPMYFRNTDIALVVFDVTKPESLRKAQSWIEELNSYVEEDRRDDLRIKVIGNKKDLEHDPVGTIEGLPLFTVSAKTGEGIDELFESLVNDIPPGKFKKLDVSKHNAALELDKGPKARSGCC; translated from the coding sequence ATGTCTAGTAGTATTGCCGATGTTTATGTCAGTGATTTGAAGCTGGTACTTCTGGGCGAGTCCTCTGTGGGgaaatcttcaatagtAATGAGGTATGTCACGGGCAGCTTTCAGAAGACTAATGCCACTATTGGAGCAGCGTTCACCACTAGGACGTTTGAAGTACCGCAGTGTGATGGTTCTATAAAGAGAATTAACTTGGAGATCTGGGATACTGCTGGTCAGGAACGATACAGATCATTGGCACCCATGTACTTTCGAAATACAGATATTGCACTAGTTGTGTTCGACGTTACGAAGCCGGAAAGCTTACGGAAAGCTCAGAGCTGGATTGAAGAGCTGAATTCGTATGTGGAGGAGGATCGGCGTGATGATTTACGTATAAAAGTGATAGGGAACAAGAAAGATCTGGAGCATGATCCAGTAGGGACTATAGAAGGACTGCCGTTGTTCACCGTGAGTGCCAAGACAGGTGAAGGAATCGACGAGTTGTTTGAGAGTTTGGTGAATGATATACCGCCCGGAAAGTTCAAAAAGTTGGATGTCTCGAAACATAATGCGGCTCTAGAACTCGATAAGGGCCCCAAGGCTCGTTCGGGATGTTGCTAA
- the TDEL0D02120 gene encoding uncharacterized protein (similar to Saccharomyces cerevisiae YBR259W; ancestral locus Anc_1.344), producing the protein MMDHKDALTSYRAQVRKILQDNECNCRREAKKLHQLALIITERSHKSHSTLSRKLRSILQQEFSTFAALLARPTFSNSKSWEDVAKRLLHYKTRLNCIKGHIIYIDKTFQLQGTLTRSLEHLLVRLLLENGDSLTKSYKEACAYYICNSEDCGRNLEFIYKSIYEYEASEMLNKVTPNHELLSKLTNMGLTCLKEWRLLHADANFFDIYEIWQKYHNLSKLAGNTNSNLSAISTLFDDDPYKLLKSLHNVYLSYEDVNLLLSFSKKKGWKRSLEDAFVVLRNVTLCNGDFERLLQSILLSEYPSNNNDTFKYVVSIRRNFQQSVKNIKQFQTDMIRYLDFRLRKNYNEMRKNASASLSHSDHLWISAVTLLIVHYIPKRRDFLQRYLKEGLFRQILMLNSKYPRFFNHRASLQRHLIENLRVHIPMDVHPYLTLNNDALTSLDKTYRMNHNKTNFVGLYLSKHSYNEISDALMVTTDPIWPSIEFQREWTKQVDLFAAEDKILQGIFSLHSITMSSPFRLAGGARLGLLVNLTMASIIYLFNDHDELHFREICKLLGSKEEAAIIRELSTLEKHKVLMRKNTNYFEINDSYIPTQLVAETGVIRCT; encoded by the coding sequence ATGATGGATCATAAAGATGCCTTAACCAGTTATAGAGCTCAAGTACGTAAGATACTTCAGGATAATGAATGCAACTGTCGGAGAGAAGCTAAGAAACTTCACCAATTAGCGCTAATCATCACAGAAAGATCCCACAAGAGCCATAGTACACTGTCAAGAAAGCTAAGATCTATTCTACAGCAGGAATTTTCCACTTTTGCTGCACTTCTCGCCAGACCAACGTTCTCCAACTCCAAGTCGTGGGAAGATGTTGCGAAAAGGCTTCTTCATTATAAGACAAGGCTAAACTGCATCAAGGGACACATAATCTACATCGACAAGACGTTTCAATTGCAAGGGACCTTGACCAGGTCGCTAGAGCACTTGTTAGTACGACTTTTGCTCGAGAATGGAGATAGTTTGACGAAGAGCTATAAAGAGGCTTGTGCATATTACATATGCAACTCAGAGGATTGTGGAAGGAATTTGGAGTTTATTTATAAGTCCATTTATGAATACGAGGCATCGGAAATGCTCAATAAAGTTACTCCTAATCATGAATTATTGAGCAAGCTCACCAATATGGGTCTCACTTGTCTCAAGGAATGGAGGCTCCTCCACGCAGATgccaatttcttcgataTCTATGAAATATGGCAGAAGTATCATAATCTTTCCAAACTAGCAGGCAACACGAATTCGAACCTCTCCGCAATTTCGACActttttgatgatgatccttacaagcttttgaaaagtttgcaCAATGTTTACCTGAGCTATGAAGATGtgaatcttcttttgtctTTCTCCAAAAAGAAGGGCTGGAAGCGTTCTTTAGAGGATGCTTTTGTCGTGCTCAGAAATGTTACATTGTGCAATGGCGATTTCGAACGCCTGCTGCAATCCATTCTTTTGAGCGAATACCCCTCTAATAATAACGATACCTTCAAGTATGTGGTTTCTATTCGTCGGAACTTCCAACAAAGTGTTAAAAACATCAAGCAATTTCAAACTGACATGATTCGTTATTTAGACTTTAGGCTCAGGAAAAATTACAACGAAATGAGGAAAAACGCAAGCGCTAGCCTATCCCATAGTGATCATCTGTGGATTTCTGCTGTAACTTTGTTGATCGTTCATTATATTCCAAAGCGTCGAGATTTTTTACAAAGATATCTCAAAGAAGGTTTATTTCGACAAATACTGATGCTCAATTCTAAATACCCAAGGTTCTTCAACCATAGGGCTTCTTTGCAACGCcatttgattgaaaatctcCGAGTTCATATTCCAATGGATGTTCATCCTTATCTCACGCTGAACAACGACGCTCTTACATCGCTGGATAAAACTTATAGGATGAACCACAACAAGACCAATTTTGTCGGATTGTATTTATCCAAACATTCTTACAATGAAATTTCTGATGCTCTCATGGTGACTACTGATCCTATTTGGCCCTcgattgaatttcaaaggGAGTGGACCAAACAAGTCGATCTGTTTGCTGCTGAAGATAAGATTCTCCAAGGAATTTTCAGCCTTCACTCTATCACAATGTCCTCACCATTTCGGTTGGCAGGGGGTGCCCGTTTGGGGTTGCTTGTCAACCTCACCATGGCAAGCATCATTTATTTGTTTAATGATCATGATGAGCTCCATTTCCGTGAAATATGCAAACTTCTGGgcagcaaagaagaagctgcaaTCATTCGAGAGCTCAGTACACTCGAAAAGCACAAAGTCCTTATGCGCAAGAATACAAattactttgaaatcaacgATAGTTATATACCGACTCAATTGGTGGCAGAAACCGGAGTCATACGATGCACTTAA
- the MIC12 gene encoding Mic12p (similar to Saccharomyces cerevisiae YBR262C; ancestral locus Anc_1.340), which produces MSKILKLGSVALVSSALATSYYFYAVDRYGYHYNHSMWKKVSDTTRGLLDRKQDIERSSPPTSEMREVVQRPISETFKDLWNEQIRETVKWVYSFGN; this is translated from the coding sequence ATGAGCAAGATATTGAAGTTGGGCTCCGTGGCTCTAGTGTCAAGTGCATTGGCAACTTCTTACTACTTCTATGCGGTCGACAGATACGGCTATCACTACAACCACTCTATGTGGAAAAAAGTGAGCGATACAACCAGAGGTCTGCTGGACAGGAAACAGGATATCGAGCGTAGTAGCCCACCTACTTCCGAGATGCGTGAAGTGGTCCAGAGACCTATTTCTGAGACTTTTAAGGACCTATGGAACGAGCAAATTAGAGAGACTGTGAAATGGGTTTACTCATTTGGTAATTGA